The window acagacagacagacagacacacacacacacagacagactgacacacacacacacacacacacacacagacgtgcacgcacacacacacacagacacacgcacacagacagacagacacacacaacgccacacacaaagacagacagacagacacacacacacacacagacagactgacacacacacacacacacacacacacacacacagacgtgcacgcacacacacacacatacacagacacacgcacacgcacacacacacatatccagacacacacacgcacgcacacagacatacacgcacacaaacacacacacacacacacacacacacacacacacacacagacagacacagacagacacagacagacacagacagacacagacagacacagagacagactgacacacacacacacacaaacacacacacagagagacagacagacacacacacacacacacacgtgcgcacacacacacacacgcacacacacacacacacacgtgcgcacacacacacacacacacacacacacacacagagacgtgcacacacacacacacacacacacagagacagacagacacacacacacacacacacacacacagacacacacacacacagacagacacacacacacacacacacacacacacgcacctccATGCTGGATTTGGAGTCTCCCATGACAGGAAGCAGCAGAGAGAGAACATCCTCTCTGTTAGAGCCGGCGTACGCCAGACccaacctgcacacacacacacacacacacacacacacacacacacacacacacacacacacacacacgctcaagtTTCCTAAAACtacaaaacacacagaaactcGGGGTCTTCACTACAACCCACTGCAGAAATATCTCACTATTGTGTTGTATCTCACTAATCcgttaaaacatttcattaagcGAAACAATTTTGCATCAATGTTTGAATTTAATCAGTAAAACGTATGATTAAACAACTTTGCGCCTTCATTCATATGATTACAATTTCTAAtgatcaattttaaataaataaaaacaattcagaataattcaaatagaatttctgaaaaacaaaacattattactgTTAGAAGTTTGATAGTTTACAACATTGTTAAAAGAtttccggaaaaaaaaaaaacatacatatctTCCTTATATGAGTTTGGTTTAACTgactattttatatattacaatattgaacagtaaaatatatttcgTAATAAatcataacatttattaaaatatttttttaaaggaacaacaccttttttttaatccatattttgatttaaacagtaaaacttaagattaaataatgcattaattttacCATTGTTTccgataatacatttaaattaaatcataaacgacagaatttcagaaaaataaaacatttcatcacGCCCTGTTACTATTAAAATTCTAAGAAATTATTAGATcgttaaatatttcatttaattgaacCTTTATAATGGAATCCAGAattcattttcaacatttaatttgctAAAACTATTGATAAATTCACTACAACCCACtattataaaaagtaatttaataaattatataataaatataggattacataataaatgatattaaatagattataatataataaactatattaataacattatatataaactCCCTTAGGAATAACTTGGGATTTCCTAGGGCCCTAAAAACGTCTAATTGGTTTGTAATTACCCAAAAATGGCTCCGATCCTCATGATGTTGCTGTTGTGTAAGACGTAATCAGACAGCAGCGCCAGAGCGGGGTCACACTCGTTACGAACGCCCGAGTTAACGATCCCACACGCCAGCAGCGCTCCGGACTGAcccaaataaaacaattcaacaattcagacatctataaataaaataaatatacccagagacttaagactgctttttgGGCACATATAACAACAAAAATAGCTGTTAAATTGTTTTCGACCACCATGCTGTCTTTGAAGTGAGCAcactaatgagtgtgtgtgtccgCACCTTGATGTAGTCCTCGGAGGAATACAGGTATTTATCGATCTGCGTCAGACCTCCGTCCACGTCCCACAGCAGAATCATCCCCAGAGACGCCGCTGCGCTGAGCATCCCTGCCACAAACACACATCTCATCAGATCACCAGACTGATCTCGTCTAGCTGCACAGACGTGAGCCTGCTCTCACCGTGGTCCTTGTTCTTGTACAGCCATTTGTTCCCGTCGTCCGTGAGCAGCTTGTCCTGTCCGAACGCAGCGTTCACGAAGCCGTTGACGAAGGACGAGGCCAGATTCATGCGAGCGGAGTCCACCTGAGACGCGCTGCTGCCGAAGCCTGAGAGAAACACACTCAGTgacacacatctcacacacacacacacacacacacacaagctgaggGGCTTACGGTTGTTCTCCAAGTGCGTTTTGTAAATGTCGTCTGGCACTTTCGGCTCCATGATGTCGAGCTTCAGACAAGAGAATCAAAATGAAACATCAAACACCTACAATAATTACTTTTACATTCTGATTATTCTTTCTAtactaatatacataaaaaaaatttttctccATTTGATcggatataaaatatatttgtgtgtgagtgtgaaagagtgtgtgtgcgtgtgagagtgtgtgacagtgagtgtatgtgtgtgtgtgagtgtgtgcgtgagagtgtatgtgtgagtgagagagagtgcgtgtgtgtgtgtgtgtgacggtgagtgtgtgtgagtgagagagtgtgtgtgtgagagtgtctgagagagtgagagagagtgtgtgtgtgtgtgagagtgtgtgacagtgagtgtatgtgtgtgtgtgagtgtgtgcgtgagagtgtatgtgtgagtgagagagagtgcgtgtgtgtgtgtgtgacggtgagtgtgtgtgagtgagagagtgtgtgtgtgagagtgtctgagagagtgagagagagtgtgtgtgtgtgtgtgtgtgtgtgagaaagtgagagtgtgtgtttgtgtgtgagagtgtgtgtgtgtgtgtgtgtgtgtgtgtgagagagtgagagagtgtgtgtgagagtgagagagtgtgtgtgtatgtgtgtgtgtgcgtgcgtgtgtgtgtgagagagagtgtgtgtgagtgtgtgtgtgtgtgtgtgtgagagagtatgcGTGTGCAATagagtgtgagtgcgtgcgtgcatgtgtgtgtgagagagtgagagtgtgcgtgtgtgagtgtgtgcgtgtgtgtgtgagagagtgagcgagcgtgtgtgtgtgtgtgtgagagagtgaatgagtgtgtgtgtgtgtgtgtttcatcacCTCTCTAGCGAGGGCAAGGAAGTTGCTGTTGAGCTGCACGTTGGACATGATCTCCGTCAGATCTTCATAGTCCTCCACATCTTCATTGAGCTCCAGGAACATGCCGTGGCGACCCAACATGTACGACATCTGCTTCTGAgtgacactgaacacacacacacacacacacacacacacacacagttactatCCGTGTAATCCAGTTTGAGACTCAGCTTTAGTATTGTTCACGAGCATCATACATGTCCTTGCAGGAAGTAAAGATGTTCTCCACCAGCTCCACGTCATTGAGCATCAGCGCGAGCCTGAGGGCTTCTGGGTAACGGTTAAACTTGCGGAAGATGTTGAGCGCGCATTTGAGCAGGGCCGAGTTCTCTGGCTCAGGGACGTAACTCACACagctgcagacacaaacacagatcaGAGCGgcacgacacacacacagacctgtgCTCAGATGCATTGTGGGTAACCGAGTCTCACCTGGTCAGGTACAGGCAGACCTTAGCATAAGCGTTTTCATCGATGTACGCGTCCAGCATATCGAGCCGCTCGATCTCCATCAGGAGGTCACAGGCCTCGTGCTCGGCATTGTGGGCCATGTTATAGGGGACGATCTCTTTGACCAGCTTCAGCAGCACTTCCTGTTGAGCTTTATCCCCTTCCTCGATCTCCTGCCATTCTTTAGCCACCTCTCCGGCCAGATGCCTGCAAACACACACGAGATCAGCTCACTGACCGCTAACACAGGCGTTTTTGTTGCATCTACAAaccaattatttttacattttgaccaGAGCAACTTTACTAATTTTTGTTATAGAATTTATAGGGTTTAGAAATGTTtggaactgaaatgtaaaaaataaatgttaccggtaaatagaaatgtaaaaaaaaaacaaaaaaaaaaacaagaggagCACATAATTACTGAAAACCAcagagatataaataaataaatatgttgtagTTTTAGTAATTAGTAGttctatttaaaactattttcagttagttaacaaacatttgaaatgtttatagtattttaaaaaaaatctttattttttagtaatttaagtactcattttatttcagttagtggcCAGAGCAACTTTTCTAATTTTTgtaatatcatgtttttaatatttggaactgatattaaaaataaatgccttttagaaatgtacaaaaaaaagcttaataaaaatgacatgagCACATAATTActgaaacttaaattaaaattaaaacaagaatCAGAAACTTTAAATTTGCTGTAGTTTTAGTAGttctatttaaacatttcatttagtGGCCGAATAGGTCACATTTTTGTTTATAGTACTTAAATATAaagctaattatatatatatatatatatatgtgtgaaaaaataaaaataatattttttaatattttttatttttagtacaaATTCTAATTCACTTAGTGTCCAATTTTTGCTTTAGTTTTTCAGCAAATATATGATCTTTTAATGCTTGTAACTGATTTGGAGTGGTTCCAGTGAACAGGGCAGTGGGGTGATGGACGTACCGGACGTATTCGTGTCCCCACGAGGCCAGCTCCTCCTGGGAGCCCAGCAGACGGTGTTTCAGACACTCTCGCTCGCTGCTCATGGTCATGGCGAGGACAGACACCACGTCAGCGCAGAAGAGCtgtgaaacagagagagagacggtcacGCTGCACATTGCACACGCTGTGCTCGCTCACGCTGTCTGACTGCACACCTTGTTCTCTCCCGGAGACATGTTCTGGTAGATCTCCTTGAGCTTGGCGTAATGCGGTCGCAGGAACTTGAGCGGTTTGGGCACCGAGGTCATGGAGGTCGTGGAGGAGCGGATCTGACGCCGCAGTTCTTCCAGAGCCGGACGATACAGAGACGTGTCCTTctcctgacaaacacacacagcatcttTCATCTCGGTGACATCCGGCGGGAAATAATAGCACAGGAGGAGAGTGCTTTTACAGAAGGGTTTGACTAAAATGGCCAATGACATTATTCATGAACCTTGTTTTTCATCAGTAACTAatttcttaaaagttattatttttatgttttcatttcaagTATTTCGTTTTGTGCttctatcattttattatttcattaaagatATTTCTAAAGCGTTGTAATCTCTTtttatttcaaacttattttctttcttttatcatttttaatatttattttttatttcagatttagtcattttactttgacttatttgctttcttttataaatttttattattttaatgtttcaaaatagtttaattttttttattttaatgtttcaaaatagtttaatttttttatttcagatttagtcatTTTCCTAcaactttttatcatttttattttttcaatatttatttttatttcatatttagtaATTGTAACACTTTAACATCAACTTATTTCATTTGGCTGCcaataaatcatttcaaattgtctttaaaatatttaattttatttggtcttttttgtttgcattattattattttaaattatttctaaacagctttgatttatttttattttagcaattttagtactttaactattagtatttattattaataacagtatcgattattcattattttgcatCAAGTAATTTCAGAAActaaatttgtaattattttcttaaaaacaatttttattataattactttaTCCAtcgagattttattttattgtgaaacATGGACTATTATGTCATTGGTAAACACTATTTTGCATCAGTGAActatttcataaattaataataatagatccATGATTATAAAACATTAACTTACGGTGAGTCTCTCCACGAGCATCTCTAACTCCTCCTGAAGCTGTCTGTCCTCCTCTGACTGCAGAAACAACACATAACACTCATATAAAGACTCATTtataacatcacacacacacatctgaattAATTTCTCCTCAGTGTTTAATAACGATATCCAGACATTCATTCAATACATCCCAGTGTTTACATATCTATAAGATACATATAAAGCACATAAACACCCATTGAGTGTCTGTAGGTCAGTTTATTCCGCATGTCGGTCGCATTAACTTCTCATAAACATATAATGTGTTGATAAATCGGGTTTAATAAGGGTAAAGATTGTGTTTTGTGGCTGTGTTTGGGTGAAGGGCCTGCAGAGAGTGACTCAGGCGGAATCTGAACCGTCCCTCAGCGCCCGTTTTTCTCGTTTCTTACCAGCTCCTGCTCTTCTTTCTTGTCTTTGTCTTTCCCCGCCGGTTGTTTGTCCTTGTCTTCTGTGATTTCCACCGGCTTTTTCTCCTTTTTCGCGGTCTCCTCCATGATTTCGTCTGCTGCTGTTTCTCTAAACGCAACTCACCACCGCTGACGCTGTTTCTTCTTCTGCGGCTGACGCGCGTGACCGCTACTAACTCTCCAGCGCGTCACCGCCACCTCGCGGCGgtacatatacacacacgtttgtttttgtgtaaacaagtgtcttcatcccataggtgtaatggtttatataatgttaaaactgtatattctatcgcccttcaccaaccctacacctaaccctaaccctcacaggaaactttgtgcatttttactttctcaaaaaaactcattctgtatgatttataagcgttttgaaatatatataattatatttaatagcttcattttcaaatacaatacacagtaattattattttatgttattttaaattctttttttttttaaagtggattTTTATGTCTGAATATAGAGGCACAATTAACACACGAGTTTAGCAGAGCGGCTGGGTTTCTACACGCAGTGGCTCAAAGAGTTAAttgatgttttgtgttttatctgGGAACAAGGGAATGTGCTTTACAGCAGTTATTAGAGAGGCAGGCGGGTTTAATCAGGTCTCGCAAACACACGGGTCAGTAATTAGAGAGATGTAATGTCACAGCAGTCGATGCAGTTTAGttgctttcacacaaacacacactttgtaGATTCACTATGATCTATCTGACATGAAACCAATTAGGATACGCAGGTTTCTCCAGCACATTCTGCATCTAAAAACAGGGTTTGGAGTAAGACATCAATCATGCTTTGacataaactacaaacatagacaTTTATTGGACTGAAAATGTCAAAGTCTGGCCTAGTGATGCAGGACTGTTAGGAAAGTGTGTAActcattaaatgtgtttaattaccAGACGTCTAATGGCTAATACAGTCTTAATGATCCGGAGTTTAACATCTCATCTGTGTCGGAGAACATGAGAAATATATAAAAGATTACAGGATAAACATTAAAGCTCTGGATCATTCTTCAGCAATCTGAAAAATGAGGaagaaaaatgtgaagaaaaggaaatacagaacagaaaattacgaagaaaagaaaaaatgaaagaataaacaataataaattaaaggaaaatttaattatcaaaaaatgaaataagaaagcAGAGGAAAAGAAAAGATTAAAGATGGACTtaagcaaaaaatatttaaccataaaaaaagaatgaacaaagaaattaaaaagaaataattattaaagagtAAATGAAAAGAATAATTCAACAAACAGAAATAGAGCGGAAGAAATAAACGAAAGATGtgactaaaaaacaacaacacggATAAAGTGCAAAAGAGCAAGAGAATGAACGAAAAAGTGAACAATgaggaatttaaaaaaattatgaaagaaaaaattataaccaACAAAAAttggcaaacaaacaaactagaacaaaagaataaacacaaaaaactaaacaattaaaaacaacagataAAGTATGAAACAGCAACAGAAGGAACGAAAGAGTAAACAAACTGgagaataaacaaaagaacaaaaatatttaaaagacaaaTACAAGCAAATGActaaacaaaaggaaaaaatagaacaaaatgataaacaaatggtacaacaaataaaaatgaatgaattaaataataattcaacaaacagaaaaagagcaGAAGAAACAGGAGAAAAAGATCAAGAGAACGAACGAAAAAGTGAACAAACTGAAGAATAAACAAAAAAGAGATAAAAActgaatgaataaaatgaaataagtgcattttgaaaaatggaaacaaaaaatctaaagaatgaatgaactgaaaaaatattaataaaaaggaTACAactaaaagaacaaataaaaggATGAGAAAGGACAGCTGTGACCtattcttcatcatcatcatcatcttttatGCTTCACTATGAAACAAGATCCTCTCACAATCAGCTCCAGCTTTACTTTCAAACACAAGGACTGGGTTTATGAacacagacggagagagagagtttgtcacAGATTACAGATCAACACTATCATTAAAAATTACCAGCCATGCTTTCCACTTCAGCTCCGAAGCTTCTTTCTGAGCGTCGAGTGGCTTTAAAGGCGTGCATACGCTTGGAACCCCCTCGTTAGGACTAATTGTTGTTTATAGACTCATTTTAAGGCCTTTGATTCATCGCTGCGTTCACAAGCACAATTACAGCAAACACTGTGTGAACAGAAAGCTGTCGACTCAAATAAAACGCTGAGATCCACAGCTGTAGCAGGGAACGGTCTAAATATCTGATGGAACGTTCGCTCTCGGAACGTCCTTATAATGTTATTAGCACGTGATGAATGTTCTCGTAGTGTTGTGGAAACGTTTTTGTAATGTTAGCAGAAAATGGGGGAAATGTTGAGGTATTTGCAAACATTCAGCTGATAATTCCTGACTTACATATGAGCTAAAGAAAGACaaaaccagagagagagaaaaaggaaagATCTCTCTCTTCTTAATTATTTATAGATGAGGAACAGGACCtgctgagattttttttatatataaattcttcTACACCCATTAAAAATGGGACA is drawn from Carassius auratus strain Wakin chromosome 40, ASM336829v1, whole genome shotgun sequence and contains these coding sequences:
- the LOC113058953 gene encoding 26S proteasome non-ATPase regulatory subunit 2-like — encoded protein: MEETAKKEKKPVEITEDKDKQPAGKDKDKKEEQELSEEDRQLQEELEMLVERLTEKDTSLYRPALEELRRQIRSSTTSMTSVPKPLKFLRPHYAKLKEIYQNMSPGENKLFCADVVSVLAMTMSSERECLKHRLLGSQEELASWGHEYVRHLAGEVAKEWQEIEEGDKAQQEVLLKLVKEIVPYNMAHNAEHEACDLLMEIERLDMLDAYIDENAYAKVCLYLTSCVSYVPEPENSALLKCALNIFRKFNRYPEALRLALMLNDVELVENIFTSCKDIVTQKQMSYMLGRHGMFLELNEDVEDYEDLTEIMSNVQLNSNFLALARELDIMEPKVPDDIYKTHLENNRFGSSASQVDSARMNLASSFVNGFVNAAFGQDKLLTDDGNKWLYKNKDHGMLSAAASLGMILLWDVDGGLTQIDKYLYSSEDYIKSGALLACGIVNSGVRNECDPALALLSDYVLHNSNIMRIGAIFGLGLAYAGSNREDVLSLLLPVMGDSKSSMEVAGVTALACGMIAVGSCNGDVTSTVLQTIMEKSEQELKDTFARCCLLSEDAELRSDWLESENDS